One Thermococcus kodakarensis KOD1 genomic window carries:
- a CDS encoding PadR family transcriptional regulator, giving the protein MEKPKFRGHLKLLVLKLLEEGPLHGYGVMAELEKRYGMPQPSPGAIYPILASLKRSGLIEVAGEGKREKKLYRITEKGREYLKEHEYEVNEAIETAERFREFARLGGRELAEVLKETFNSINELGEEQRRALAKEFAEFTKRVRLILLGEIKEGTE; this is encoded by the coding sequence ATGGAGAAGCCGAAGTTCAGGGGACACCTCAAACTCCTCGTTTTGAAACTCCTTGAGGAAGGTCCGCTCCACGGGTACGGCGTAATGGCGGAGCTTGAGAAGAGGTACGGCATGCCCCAGCCGAGCCCTGGGGCTATATACCCCATCCTAGCCTCCCTGAAGAGGTCAGGCCTCATTGAGGTCGCAGGTGAGGGAAAAAGGGAGAAGAAGCTCTACCGCATAACCGAGAAGGGAAGAGAGTACCTCAAAGAGCATGAATACGAGGTGAATGAAGCCATTGAGACCGCAGAGCGCTTTAGGGAGTTCGCCCGTCTCGGCGGCAGGGAGCTGGCGGAGGTTCTCAAAGAGACATTCAACTCGATCAACGAATTGGGTGAAGAGCAGAGAAGGGCCCTCGCGAAGGAATTTGCAGAGTTCACGAAGAGGGTTAGGTTAATTCTTTTGGGTGAGATAAAGGAGGGAACGGAATGA
- a CDS encoding ATP-binding cassette domain-containing protein has product MSEALVVENLVKKYGDFEAVKGVSFKVKRGEIFAFLGPNGAGKTTTVHVLTTLLRPTSGRAIVAGHDVVEEPMEVRKRIGIVFQDPSLDRELTAWENMYIHGRIYGLKGSELREKIERLLKFVELWEFKDKPVKTFSGGMQRRLEIARSLLHEPEVLFLDEPTIGLDPQTRAHIWDYIRAMKEEHNMTIFLTTHYMDEAEMLADRIAIIDHGKIIAEGTAEKLKKLVGNDVIYFKLDAPEELKCLESGFIRGCKVLPDGRVALEVENAAEALPGLFELANERGIRILEVTYHRPTLNDVFLHLTGREIRDEGPENPMASFVRMRMRRR; this is encoded by the coding sequence ATGAGCGAAGCATTAGTTGTTGAGAACCTCGTTAAGAAGTACGGGGACTTTGAGGCCGTTAAAGGGGTCTCCTTTAAGGTTAAGAGGGGAGAGATATTCGCCTTCCTCGGGCCGAACGGGGCAGGGAAAACAACCACCGTGCACGTTCTCACGACGCTTTTGAGGCCGACCTCGGGAAGGGCGATCGTCGCTGGCCACGACGTGGTTGAGGAGCCGATGGAGGTGAGGAAGAGGATAGGCATAGTCTTTCAGGATCCGAGCCTCGACAGGGAGCTTACCGCGTGGGAGAACATGTACATCCACGGGAGAATATACGGGCTGAAGGGGAGCGAACTGAGGGAGAAGATAGAGCGCCTCCTCAAGTTCGTCGAGCTCTGGGAGTTCAAGGACAAACCAGTCAAGACCTTCAGCGGCGGGATGCAGAGGAGGCTTGAGATAGCGCGCTCTCTCCTCCACGAGCCCGAGGTTCTCTTCCTTGATGAACCCACGATAGGCCTCGATCCGCAGACGAGGGCGCACATCTGGGACTACATTCGCGCCATGAAGGAGGAGCACAATATGACGATTTTCCTCACGACTCACTACATGGACGAGGCGGAGATGTTAGCGGACAGGATAGCCATCATAGACCACGGAAAGATAATTGCCGAGGGCACCGCGGAGAAGCTCAAAAAGCTCGTCGGAAACGACGTGATCTATTTTAAACTCGACGCTCCCGAAGAGCTCAAGTGCCTCGAAAGTGGCTTCATCAGGGGCTGTAAGGTTCTTCCCGACGGCAGGGTGGCGCTTGAGGTGGAAAACGCTGCCGAAGCGCTCCCGGGACTCTTCGAGCTCGCAAATGAGAGGGGCATCAGAATCCTCGAGGTCACCTACCACAGACCCACGCTCAACGACGTCTTCCTCCACCTGACTGGCAGGGAGATAAGGGACGAAGGGCCGGAGAACCCGATGGCTTCCTTCGTGAGAATGAGGATGAGGAGGAGGTGA
- a CDS encoding ABC transporter permease produces MEALTTMAYRQLKRFSRARSRVIGMIINPLIWLVFFGLGWSKVFDNPMTKMIFGGVDYLTFLAPGIFAMTVFNMSFIAGVSVIWDKQFGFLKEVLVAPASRRGSILGRIIGDSLVTLAQGTIILTLTYPLAESLKLSGFLPALGVGFLLSMAFSGFGVSLALKMESMEGFQMVMMVLMLPLTFLSGAIYPIDTMPGWMKALAYINPLTYAVDGARHFLVGANVAKFSLAVDLGVLTVLAALLVGLAMVEFERATIG; encoded by the coding sequence ATGGAGGCACTAACCACAATGGCCTACAGGCAGCTCAAGAGGTTCAGCAGGGCGAGGTCGAGGGTAATCGGGATGATAATCAACCCGCTCATCTGGCTCGTCTTCTTCGGCCTCGGGTGGAGCAAGGTCTTCGACAACCCCATGACGAAGATGATCTTTGGGGGAGTGGACTACTTAACGTTCCTCGCGCCAGGTATCTTTGCCATGACGGTCTTCAACATGAGCTTCATAGCAGGAGTAAGCGTTATCTGGGACAAGCAGTTCGGCTTTCTCAAGGAAGTCCTTGTTGCTCCCGCATCGAGGAGGGGGAGCATCCTGGGGAGGATAATCGGTGACTCACTCGTGACGCTCGCTCAGGGAACGATAATCCTCACCCTCACCTACCCGCTCGCGGAGAGCCTCAAGCTGAGCGGATTCCTTCCGGCCCTCGGAGTCGGCTTCCTGCTCTCGATGGCCTTCTCGGGCTTTGGCGTCAGCCTGGCTTTGAAGATGGAGAGCATGGAGGGCTTCCAGATGGTGATGATGGTCCTCATGCTCCCGCTGACCTTCCTGAGCGGCGCGATATACCCAATAGACACCATGCCAGGCTGGATGAAGGCCTTAGCTTACATCAACCCGTTAACTTACGCCGTTGACGGCGCGAGGCACTTCCTCGTGGGGGCCAACGTTGCCAAGTTCTCGCTCGCCGTTGATTTAGGTGTTCTGACCGTCCTGGCGGCCCTCCTGGTGGGGCTGGCCATGGTTGAGTTCGAGAGGGCAACGATAGGTTGA
- a CDS encoding phosphoglycerate kinase, translated as MFRITDFTYEGKTVFLRADLNSPVEKGRITSDARFRAVLPTIQHLLDNGAKLVIATHQSRPYKGDYITTEEHAQILSRLLGQEVEYVEDIFGKYARERISSLKPGEAIILENLRFSAEEVFNRSIEECEKTFFVRKLAPLIDYVVNDAFATAHRSQPSLVGFARLKPMIMGKLMETEVDALSKAYESEERPRVYVLGGAKVDDSLRVAENVLRKGKADLILTGGLVGQIFTLAKGFDLGDANIEFLHRKGLLELVDWAEKILDEFYPYVRTPVDFAIDYKGERLEVDLLGGEKRLFDQYPILDIGSRTVEKYREILIGAKIIVANGPMGVFEREEFAVGTVGVFRAIGESPAFSVVGGGHSIASIYRYNITGISHISTGGGAMLSFFAGEELPVLKALKISYERFKDRVKE; from the coding sequence ATGTTCAGAATCACAGATTTCACCTACGAGGGAAAGACCGTTTTTCTGAGGGCTGACCTTAACTCCCCCGTTGAAAAAGGACGGATAACGAGCGACGCCCGCTTTCGGGCGGTTTTACCAACGATTCAACACCTCCTCGACAACGGGGCGAAACTCGTGATAGCGACCCACCAGAGCAGACCCTACAAGGGGGACTACATAACCACCGAGGAGCACGCCCAAATCCTGAGCAGACTTCTCGGCCAGGAAGTTGAATACGTCGAGGACATCTTTGGGAAATACGCCAGGGAGAGAATAAGCTCCCTGAAGCCAGGGGAGGCTATAATTCTCGAAAACCTCCGCTTCTCAGCTGAAGAGGTATTCAACAGGTCAATTGAGGAGTGCGAAAAGACGTTCTTCGTGAGAAAGCTTGCGCCGTTAATAGACTACGTCGTTAACGATGCCTTTGCAACTGCCCACAGGAGCCAGCCCTCCCTCGTCGGCTTCGCCCGCCTTAAGCCGATGATAATGGGGAAGCTTATGGAGACGGAGGTTGATGCACTGAGCAAAGCTTACGAGAGCGAGGAGAGGCCGAGAGTTTACGTCCTGGGCGGTGCAAAGGTAGATGACTCCCTCCGCGTTGCCGAGAACGTCCTGCGGAAGGGGAAAGCGGATCTCATCCTCACTGGTGGTCTCGTCGGGCAGATATTCACGCTCGCTAAGGGCTTTGACCTCGGGGATGCCAACATAGAGTTCCTTCACAGGAAAGGTCTCCTTGAGCTTGTGGACTGGGCGGAGAAGATACTCGACGAGTTCTATCCCTATGTCAGAACGCCTGTGGACTTTGCCATTGATTACAAAGGCGAGCGCCTTGAGGTTGATCTCCTGGGCGGCGAAAAGAGGCTGTTTGACCAGTATCCCATCCTTGACATAGGCTCAAGGACCGTGGAGAAGTACCGCGAGATACTGATAGGTGCAAAGATAATAGTGGCTAACGGCCCGATGGGCGTCTTTGAGAGGGAAGAATTTGCGGTTGGTACGGTCGGTGTTTTCAGGGCCATCGGCGAAAGCCCCGCCTTCTCGGTGGTGGGCGGTGGCCATTCAATAGCAAGCATCTACAGGTACAACATCACTGGAATAAGCCATATATCAACGGGCGGTGGGGCCATGCTGAGCTTCTTCGCGGGAGAGGAACTCCCCGTCCTGAAGGCGCTGAAGATAAGCTACGAAAGGTTCAAAGACAGGGTAAAAGAATGA
- a CDS encoding restriction endonuclease produces the protein MPWTQDIVRMLSREDIIEYLAEVLDKMGFRNHEKVADRSRWGVDIVAVRDDPLAGTEKLLIKVHTGSLASSKEVSVFGDLIDRYKADRGILISPLGFTKDARTVVAKEYRARIILWDAEKLAKTFSNYGIKVPEIKPQESEEKAEETPLTKFELDAPLLFEFSPEGVLKAIAREASRKYPIKPEDIKISFLKVYLSTAYIISWSAREGESEEKGKALVFSEEKIVSQAQSDPKLATPVKKALLNDRSEIYATEREIESSLSPSESVLVLKNTLSEKLGVPESNITIHERKKVYVPTKAEAELKVGANRARAVVDPNTNEVQLDVSELPDEYFLQTVTEILMDRIGEEPLESKIERNNGKVKVFGKTERFNFEFKFNGYTGAVVYEESLITDEALRELISNKYPAGTILDIEKGKKVAIVEVGLKEGIVILEVNLENGELKEITTLPSPEEAFKKAKPIIENNFPVKNLKLVSSRVLEHKFLEITMEGEGGKATAKIDGDTKDVLDYFVEITPQKAEELVLAKYPGYRTLGVSESDEVYTVEIENDKHKVTVKATKDGKILEEADRVLKKEVAEKIAEEKVKDIDETAEIKGIRLDGDWVVEFQGGSKVGKLVLDRKTGEVKEENVRFTELALEEAFHEHLKKLYGETELKTERLTHYKEEGYIHIKVAGKNSLYYARIDTKTGKILSEDRAPIKGITAKLKQLQLESKYK, from the coding sequence ATGCCTTGGACTCAGGACATCGTGAGGATGCTGTCCCGCGAGGATATCATTGAGTACTTAGCAGAAGTCCTTGATAAGATGGGATTCAGAAACCATGAGAAGGTTGCAGATCGGAGCAGGTGGGGTGTTGACATAGTAGCGGTAAGGGATGATCCGTTGGCGGGCACCGAAAAGCTTCTGATAAAGGTTCATACCGGATCGCTGGCATCTTCTAAAGAAGTTAGCGTTTTTGGCGATCTTATTGACAGATACAAAGCCGATAGAGGGATTCTTATATCTCCCCTGGGATTTACAAAGGACGCGAGAACAGTTGTTGCTAAAGAGTATAGGGCGAGGATTATACTCTGGGACGCCGAAAAGCTCGCGAAAACGTTTTCCAACTACGGGATCAAAGTTCCCGAAATCAAACCCCAAGAATCCGAGGAAAAAGCGGAAGAAACTCCCCTCACCAAGTTTGAGCTGGACGCGCCTCTCCTGTTTGAGTTTTCGCCAGAAGGGGTCCTCAAAGCCATAGCCAGGGAAGCCAGCAGAAAATATCCCATAAAGCCCGAGGACATAAAGATCTCCTTCCTCAAAGTGTATCTCTCGACGGCATACATAATTTCCTGGTCAGCGAGAGAGGGGGAGAGCGAAGAAAAGGGAAAAGCCCTGGTGTTCTCGGAAGAAAAAATAGTTTCCCAAGCTCAGTCAGACCCCAAACTGGCAACACCCGTTAAAAAAGCCCTTCTAAACGACAGGTCTGAGATATACGCAACTGAGAGAGAAATTGAATCCTCCCTCAGTCCCAGCGAATCCGTTCTTGTGCTTAAGAACACCCTTTCGGAGAAGCTCGGCGTTCCAGAGAGCAATATAACGATCCACGAGCGGAAAAAAGTGTACGTGCCCACAAAAGCGGAGGCCGAGCTTAAGGTGGGTGCCAACAGGGCGAGGGCTGTGGTGGATCCGAATACCAACGAAGTCCAGCTTGATGTGTCCGAATTGCCCGACGAGTACTTCCTGCAGACCGTTACAGAAATTCTCATGGATAGAATCGGCGAGGAGCCCCTGGAGTCAAAGATTGAAAGGAACAACGGGAAGGTGAAGGTTTTTGGCAAAACCGAGCGCTTCAACTTCGAGTTCAAGTTCAACGGGTATACCGGTGCCGTGGTATATGAAGAATCCCTTATCACCGATGAGGCCCTCAGGGAGCTCATAAGCAACAAGTATCCAGCCGGAACCATTTTGGACATCGAGAAGGGCAAGAAGGTTGCGATTGTTGAGGTTGGGCTCAAAGAGGGCATAGTAATCCTCGAGGTCAACCTTGAGAACGGAGAGTTGAAAGAGATTACCACGCTTCCTTCGCCGGAGGAGGCCTTCAAAAAGGCAAAGCCGATAATAGAGAACAACTTCCCAGTGAAGAACCTGAAGCTGGTCTCCAGCAGAGTCCTCGAACACAAGTTCTTAGAGATAACAATGGAAGGAGAAGGTGGAAAGGCGACCGCAAAAATAGACGGGGATACAAAGGACGTCCTTGACTACTTCGTCGAGATTACACCTCAGAAGGCAGAAGAGCTTGTACTCGCCAAATATCCAGGCTACAGAACACTTGGCGTATCAGAATCGGACGAGGTTTACACGGTAGAAATAGAAAACGACAAGCATAAAGTTACCGTGAAGGCAACCAAGGACGGGAAGATCCTCGAAGAGGCAGACAGGGTTCTGAAAAAAGAAGTCGCCGAGAAAATAGCGGAGGAGAAAGTTAAGGACATAGACGAAACCGCAGAGATAAAGGGGATAAGGCTAGACGGAGATTGGGTCGTTGAGTTCCAGGGAGGCAGCAAGGTCGGAAAGCTCGTACTCGACAGAAAAACGGGTGAGGTAAAGGAAGAAAACGTCAGGTTTACAGAGCTGGCGCTTGAAGAGGCTTTCCACGAACACCTGAAGAAGCTTTACGGAGAGACCGAGTTGAAGACGGAGAGGCTCACGCACTACAAGGAGGAAGGGTACATCCACATAAAGGTCGCAGGAAAGAACAGCCTTTACTATGCGAGAATAGACACGAAAACCGGGAAAATACTGAGCGAGGACAGAGCGCCGATAAAAGGAATAACTGCAAAGCTGAAGCAGCTCCAGCTGGAGAGCAAGTACAAGTGA
- a CDS encoding acyl-CoA mutase large subunit family protein — protein MTFDKEKLKKIREEEERWNETTVKKFLEKAPERKEKFMTDDGFEIKRLYTPADLGEDWDYLEKLGFPGEYPFTRGVYATMYRGRFWTMRQYAGFGTAEESNKRYKYLLSQGQTGLSVAFDLPTQMGYDSDHPMAEGEVGKVGVAIDSLWDMEILFDGIPLDKVSTSMTINATAANLLAMYILVAEKQGVPQNVLRGTVQNDILKEYIARGTYIFPPQPSMRLTTDIIMYCAENVPKWNSISISGYHIREAGANAVQEVAFTLADGIEYVKAVIERGMDVDKFAPRLSFFFNAHNNFLEEIAKFRAARRLWAYIMKEWFHAKNPRSMMLRFHTQTAGSTLTAQQPENNIVRVAIQALAAVLGGTQSLHTNSYDEALSLPTEKSVRIALRTQQIIAYESGVVDTVDPLGGAYYIEWLTDHIYEEALKYIEKIQKMGGMMRAIERGYIQKEIADSAYKYQKEVEEKKRIIVGVNEFVVDEPLDVEILKVDPSIRDKQIERLKKLRSTRDSKKVEESLDKLRKAAETEDENLMPYIIEAHRHLATLGEVTDVLREVWGEYRAPLIF, from the coding sequence ATGACGTTCGATAAGGAAAAGCTCAAGAAGATCCGCGAGGAAGAGGAGCGCTGGAACGAGACCACCGTTAAGAAGTTCCTCGAGAAGGCTCCCGAGAGAAAGGAGAAGTTCATGACTGATGACGGCTTCGAGATAAAGCGCCTCTACACTCCCGCTGACCTCGGCGAGGACTGGGACTACCTTGAGAAGCTCGGCTTCCCTGGTGAGTATCCATTTACCCGCGGCGTTTACGCCACCATGTACCGCGGCCGCTTCTGGACGATGAGGCAGTACGCCGGCTTTGGAACGGCCGAGGAGAGTAACAAGCGCTACAAGTACCTCCTCAGCCAGGGACAGACTGGTTTGAGCGTCGCCTTTGACCTGCCGACCCAGATGGGTTACGACAGCGACCACCCGATGGCCGAGGGCGAGGTCGGAAAGGTCGGTGTAGCTATAGACTCCCTCTGGGACATGGAGATACTCTTCGATGGAATCCCGCTCGACAAGGTCTCAACGAGCATGACAATCAACGCCACCGCGGCCAACCTTCTGGCCATGTACATCCTCGTGGCTGAAAAGCAGGGCGTCCCGCAGAACGTTCTGAGAGGAACAGTCCAGAACGACATCCTGAAGGAGTACATAGCGAGGGGTACCTACATCTTCCCGCCCCAGCCGAGCATGAGGCTCACCACGGACATCATCATGTACTGTGCTGAGAACGTGCCGAAGTGGAATTCAATTTCGATAAGCGGCTACCACATCAGGGAGGCTGGAGCAAACGCCGTTCAAGAGGTCGCTTTCACACTCGCTGACGGTATCGAGTACGTTAAGGCAGTCATAGAGAGGGGCATGGACGTTGACAAGTTCGCCCCGAGGCTGAGCTTCTTCTTCAACGCCCACAACAACTTCCTCGAGGAGATAGCAAAGTTTAGAGCCGCTAGAAGGCTCTGGGCATACATCATGAAGGAGTGGTTCCACGCAAAGAACCCGCGCTCAATGATGCTTCGCTTCCACACCCAGACCGCCGGCTCAACCCTCACCGCCCAGCAGCCCGAGAACAACATAGTCCGTGTTGCGATTCAGGCCCTCGCGGCCGTTCTCGGCGGTACACAGTCCCTCCACACCAACTCATACGACGAGGCGCTCTCACTCCCGACCGAGAAGAGCGTGAGGATAGCCCTGAGAACCCAGCAGATAATAGCCTACGAGAGCGGCGTCGTTGACACCGTTGACCCGCTCGGAGGCGCCTACTACATCGAGTGGCTCACAGACCACATCTACGAAGAGGCCCTCAAGTACATCGAGAAGATTCAGAAGATGGGAGGCATGATGAGGGCAATCGAGCGCGGCTACATCCAGAAGGAGATAGCTGACTCGGCATACAAGTACCAGAAGGAAGTCGAGGAGAAGAAGCGCATCATAGTCGGTGTGAACGAGTTCGTCGTTGACGAGCCCCTTGATGTTGAGATACTCAAAGTCGACCCGAGCATCAGGGACAAGCAGATCGAGAGGCTCAAGAAGCTCCGCTCAACGAGGGACAGCAAGAAAGTTGAGGAGTCCCTCGACAAGCTCAGGAAGGCAGCCGAAACCGAAGACGAGAACCTCATGCCCTACATCATCGAGGCCCACAGACACCTTGCCACGCTCGGTGAGGTCACTGACGTCCTTAGGGAAGTCTGGGGCGAGTACAGGGCTCCGCTGATATTCTGA
- a CDS encoding COG1470 family protein, which yields MRTMARVKTLTFAVFLLILLAGQATALSIEVGIDEVLIVDGQVFTFDPGQSGDRFLVSVSSHGEETYSVLAFGENITVGNVTYVIGSYDRQNQRLTAHILGNYTSVRVMKKYDFGVEVIEAFDTYAKVKIKNTGFYPLNDTLSVSSSSQGAFPISSSTVLKEVELNLAPGEEIVFKVPNPGQTLVFSLKEKGISKDVFLGTLEPQVEIEEITGSKGVKVKVLNKGDPVNATFSLLYSSNMVLESKKILLQRGTSWVEFSNFINQGAVVVDYGKVIQQTFYFRPALLVLENISREGEHLRVVLKNTGESPFRGFVSVTQNGVVVGSPTYSEVSIGPGESVSLTFKVPEEVRYPTILASSDSGTFSFTAEAGASGISVEALSTSIKVPLGGKGSYALVLSGSGRVKLGVEGLPESVGWKFYSGESEVEELNVDGSAQVVLVIDVPSLPRGFSVGVPVGFNVTVRDENGNLHVIPLEFEAYGLAFLPVYGDNWLAKMNFTAETHFVGIPYRVAAKSLTPPIQFEHYPGEKIAFSYGNYVRSGLDITLHVLSSSGEILHSSSQGKGRPDFVVFNESDFMLMLEGDRFDAVLLVADYLRKPENISFELLPKQFGEGIKTFILNATSLRGKKLALDVNADRPVEVRVYYFTLNREREDFDPLSADFKGAFRGKGEHVSGEVPLRPYEDFVAISIIGTGNVSLTMTAKEVPVSVSGIGKYSGELTVALLALLLVVVIALERRLG from the coding sequence ATGAGAACGATGGCGCGCGTGAAAACCCTCACTTTCGCGGTCTTCCTCCTCATCCTGCTGGCCGGGCAGGCTACAGCTCTTTCCATTGAAGTAGGAATCGATGAAGTCCTCATAGTGGACGGCCAGGTCTTTACCTTTGACCCCGGCCAGAGCGGGGACAGGTTCCTCGTGAGCGTTTCGAGTCATGGAGAAGAAACGTATTCCGTTCTCGCTTTCGGCGAAAACATCACAGTGGGCAACGTGACTTACGTCATCGGCTCATACGACCGCCAGAACCAGAGGCTCACCGCTCACATACTCGGCAACTATACAAGCGTGAGAGTTATGAAGAAGTACGACTTCGGTGTTGAGGTCATAGAAGCCTTCGACACCTACGCCAAGGTAAAGATTAAAAACACGGGCTTTTATCCGCTCAACGACACTCTTTCTGTTTCGTCGTCTTCTCAAGGCGCTTTTCCCATTTCCTCAAGCACTGTCCTAAAGGAAGTGGAGCTGAACCTTGCACCAGGCGAAGAGATAGTTTTCAAGGTTCCAAACCCGGGCCAGACGCTGGTCTTTAGTCTAAAGGAGAAGGGCATCTCAAAGGATGTTTTCCTTGGAACCTTAGAGCCTCAGGTTGAAATCGAGGAAATAACGGGCAGTAAAGGTGTTAAGGTAAAGGTTCTTAACAAAGGCGACCCGGTTAACGCCACCTTCAGCCTCCTTTACAGCAGTAACATGGTTTTGGAGTCGAAGAAAATCCTGCTCCAGCGGGGAACCAGCTGGGTGGAGTTCTCCAACTTTATAAACCAGGGAGCGGTAGTGGTTGATTACGGAAAAGTAATCCAGCAGACCTTCTACTTCAGGCCGGCGCTTCTGGTTCTCGAAAACATCTCCAGGGAGGGGGAGCATCTCAGGGTTGTCCTCAAAAACACGGGGGAGTCTCCTTTCAGGGGTTTCGTCAGCGTGACCCAAAACGGCGTTGTGGTGGGAAGTCCAACATATTCAGAGGTCTCCATAGGGCCAGGGGAGAGCGTCTCGCTGACCTTCAAGGTTCCCGAGGAGGTTAGGTATCCAACCATCCTAGCTTCCTCCGACTCGGGAACTTTCTCCTTCACGGCCGAGGCTGGCGCTTCCGGCATCTCGGTCGAGGCGCTCTCAACGAGTATAAAAGTCCCCCTCGGTGGAAAGGGCAGCTATGCACTCGTTCTCTCCGGTTCGGGCAGGGTGAAGCTTGGCGTCGAAGGCCTTCCGGAGTCGGTTGGCTGGAAGTTCTACTCCGGGGAAAGCGAGGTCGAGGAGCTTAACGTGGACGGCTCGGCCCAGGTGGTTCTGGTTATTGACGTGCCCTCTCTGCCCAGGGGATTCTCCGTTGGTGTGCCAGTCGGATTCAACGTAACAGTCAGGGACGAGAATGGAAACCTGCATGTAATCCCTCTGGAGTTCGAGGCATACGGTCTGGCGTTCCTGCCCGTTTACGGCGACAACTGGCTGGCGAAGATGAACTTTACCGCCGAGACGCACTTTGTAGGAATTCCATACCGAGTCGCCGCTAAGTCTCTGACCCCACCGATTCAGTTCGAACACTATCCTGGGGAGAAGATAGCCTTCTCATACGGCAATTACGTCCGCTCAGGGCTGGACATCACCCTTCACGTTCTCTCTTCGAGTGGGGAGATTCTGCACTCCTCAAGCCAGGGGAAGGGAAGGCCAGATTTTGTAGTGTTCAACGAGTCTGATTTCATGCTTATGCTCGAGGGCGACAGGTTCGACGCCGTTCTTCTTGTTGCGGATTACCTCAGGAAGCCTGAGAACATCAGCTTTGAGCTCCTTCCAAAGCAGTTCGGAGAGGGAATTAAGACGTTCATCCTAAACGCTACATCGCTCCGCGGGAAGAAGCTTGCCCTTGATGTTAACGCTGATCGGCCGGTTGAGGTTAGGGTCTATTACTTCACCCTCAACAGGGAGAGGGAAGACTTTGACCCGCTCTCCGCTGATTTCAAGGGGGCTTTCAGAGGTAAAGGGGAGCATGTGTCGGGAGAAGTTCCTCTAAGGCCATACGAGGATTTCGTAGCCATATCCATAATTGGCACAGGGAACGTTTCTCTAACTATGACAGCGAAGGAAGTTCCCGTTTCAGTGAGCGGCATTGGGAAGTACTCCGGCGAGCTAACAGTGGCTCTCCTGGCCCTCCTGTTGGTGGTGGTCATTGCTCTCGAACGGCGCCTCGGCTGA
- a CDS encoding ABC transporter permease, whose protein sequence is MKDSHFSFESRLGIIYGMEVKRLLRSRRLKLMTLLMFLPVVVYFFTHEEITEYSTRALRISFQVNFSTYLVNFWASVIGQLVVIILMSELLGSEIDKGTIRVLLTKPVRKSELVIGKFLGGLTGMLVVFGLPYLVMQIYMVLLYKQGFTGLRATFGDLLYSLEVTILLLGSLGAFAMALSVVLSRPLYASLASFGVIFVAQFILPQLPFFDDPERFTLNYQLGVLLRDRFTLHTGLDVYKGDPSTTLVFFASVMLLSLMLAILGLYRREYRG, encoded by the coding sequence TTGAAAGATTCTCACTTTTCCTTTGAATCGCGGCTCGGGATAATATACGGGATGGAAGTGAAAAGGTTACTGCGCTCCCGCCGCCTCAAGCTCATGACCCTCCTGATGTTCCTCCCAGTTGTCGTCTACTTCTTCACCCACGAAGAGATCACCGAGTACAGCACGCGCGCGCTCAGGATATCCTTCCAGGTTAACTTCTCCACTTACCTCGTCAACTTCTGGGCGAGCGTCATAGGCCAGCTCGTGGTCATAATCCTGATGAGCGAACTCCTTGGAAGCGAGATAGACAAGGGTACGATAAGGGTTCTCCTGACGAAACCCGTTAGAAAGAGCGAACTCGTCATCGGAAAGTTCCTCGGCGGGCTTACGGGAATGTTGGTGGTCTTCGGACTGCCCTACCTGGTCATGCAGATTTATATGGTTCTGCTTTACAAGCAAGGTTTCACCGGCCTTAGGGCGACGTTCGGTGACCTGCTCTACTCCCTTGAGGTGACCATCCTCCTGCTCGGCTCTCTAGGAGCGTTCGCAATGGCCCTCTCAGTGGTTCTTTCGAGGCCCCTCTACGCCTCTCTGGCGAGCTTTGGAGTGATATTCGTCGCCCAGTTCATCCTCCCGCAGTTGCCTTTCTTCGACGACCCCGAGAGGTTCACGCTCAACTACCAGCTCGGAGTTCTCTTGAGGGACAGGTTCACGCTCCACACGGGGCTTGACGTCTACAAGGGCGACCCGTCAACGACGCTGGTGTTCTTCGCATCGGTCATGCTCCTGAGCCTGATGCTTGCGATCCTCGGGCTTTACAGAAGGGAGTACAGGGGATGA